From a region of the Dehalococcoidia bacterium genome:
- a CDS encoding uracil-DNA glycosylase has translation MTMTLDALDLRRAKLAELNEKMRRCTACPLARGRTKVVPGEGRIDADIMFIGEAPGYYEDQQGRPFVGAAGQFLEQLLQDIGLKRSDVFIANVIKCRPPSNRDPLPNEIEACSAWLTEQIELIDPKVVVTLGRYSLGRYFPGQPISRIHGQARKFGRLWVVPMYHPAAALHQGSLRRVIEEDFRKLPAYVERALKEYDEARQPPLAGTVGPGNAPATATATALQPSAEQGRLF, from the coding sequence ATGACGATGACCCTCGACGCCCTGGACTTGCGGCGCGCGAAGCTGGCCGAGCTGAACGAAAAGATGCGCCGCTGCACCGCCTGTCCTTTGGCCCGCGGGCGCACGAAGGTCGTGCCCGGCGAGGGTCGCATCGACGCGGACATCATGTTCATCGGCGAGGCGCCGGGATACTACGAAGACCAGCAGGGCCGGCCCTTCGTGGGCGCGGCGGGCCAGTTTCTGGAGCAACTCCTCCAGGACATCGGCCTGAAGCGGTCCGATGTGTTCATTGCCAATGTGATCAAGTGCCGGCCGCCCAGCAACCGTGACCCCCTGCCGAACGAGATCGAGGCCTGCTCGGCCTGGCTGACGGAGCAGATCGAGCTGATCGACCCGAAGGTGGTAGTCACCCTGGGCCGGTACTCGCTCGGCCGCTACTTTCCCGGCCAGCCCATCAGCCGCATTCATGGCCAGGCGCGGAAGTTCGGCCGGCTCTGGGTTGTGCCGATGTATCATCCCGCGGCGGCCTTGCATCAAGGCAGCCTAAGGCGTGTAATCGAAGAAGACTTCAGGAAGCTCCCCGCCTACGTCGAGCGGGCGCTGAAGGAGTACGACGAGGCTCGCCAGCCCCCGCTCGCGGGGACGGTTGGCCCCGGGAACGCCCCGGCGACCGCGACGGCGACGGCGCTCCAGCCGAGCGCCGAACAAGGCAGGCTCTTTTAG
- a CDS encoding thiamine pyrophosphate-binding protein, translated as MAQVDGGALVARFLKQEQVDVIFTLCGGHIQNIYAGCQDEGIRIIDTRHEQASAHAAEGWTRANKRPGVCAVTAGPGVTDAVTGMANAYQNRSPMIMIGGAAPLNQIGRGALQEMNTLDMMKPISKWAVRVHHTQRIPEIMAEAWRVATTGRMGPVYIEIPSDVLHGRIEEDQLPPMPKGYRTTGRVAGDPALVGEAAKAIRDAEKPLVMAGSQIYWSTAHEELRQFVEKIQSPVYLNAMGRGSIRQDHPLFFSRTRRNALAEADVVVIIGTPMDFRLQYGRRIRPESKVIMIDSDPSEIGRNRGVDIGIEGDAKTVLNQLLAELEGVRREPGSWIGSLREVENKILELRQQWMNSDATPIHPLRLCKEMASFVDDNTIVVGDGGDIVSNAAQILPINNPGQWYDPGLLGTLGVGTGFCMGIHCTYPDKKILMVNGDGTFGLNGFEFDTFVRFGMPVVSVVGNDRQWGQITVGLVRAYGRERAAPTLLQDNSRYDRVVEALGGHGEFVTEPKDIRPAIERAFASGKPACVNVIMDQMPPGVEGGYEFL; from the coding sequence ATGGCCCAGGTTGACGGCGGCGCCCTCGTCGCACGCTTCCTCAAGCAGGAGCAGGTCGACGTCATATTCACCCTCTGCGGTGGCCACATACAGAACATTTACGCCGGCTGCCAGGACGAAGGCATCCGCATCATCGACACCCGCCACGAGCAGGCCAGCGCCCATGCCGCCGAGGGGTGGACGCGCGCCAACAAGCGGCCCGGCGTCTGCGCCGTGACCGCCGGTCCCGGCGTCACGGACGCCGTCACCGGCATGGCCAACGCCTATCAGAACCGCAGCCCGATGATCATGATTGGCGGGGCCGCGCCCTTGAACCAGATCGGCCGCGGCGCCCTGCAGGAAATGAACACGCTGGACATGATGAAGCCCATCTCCAAGTGGGCTGTCCGCGTGCACCACACCCAGCGCATCCCCGAGATCATGGCCGAGGCCTGGCGCGTGGCCACCACCGGCCGCATGGGCCCGGTGTACATCGAGATACCCTCGGACGTCCTCCACGGCCGCATCGAGGAGGACCAGCTTCCGCCGATGCCCAAGGGCTATCGCACTACCGGACGCGTCGCCGGCGACCCGGCCCTCGTCGGCGAAGCGGCGAAGGCCATCCGCGACGCGGAGAAGCCGCTCGTCATGGCCGGCAGCCAGATCTACTGGTCGACCGCCCACGAGGAGCTGCGCCAGTTCGTCGAGAAGATCCAGTCGCCCGTGTACCTGAACGCCATGGGCCGCGGCTCGATCCGCCAGGACCACCCGCTCTTCTTCTCCCGCACCCGCCGCAACGCCCTCGCCGAAGCGGACGTCGTCGTCATCATCGGTACGCCGATGGACTTCCGGCTGCAGTACGGCCGACGCATCCGTCCCGAGTCCAAGGTCATCATGATCGACTCCGACCCCTCGGAGATCGGCCGCAACCGTGGCGTCGACATCGGCATCGAAGGCGACGCGAAGACAGTGCTCAACCAGCTCCTGGCCGAGCTCGAAGGTGTCCGCCGGGAACCCGGGAGCTGGATCGGTAGTCTGCGCGAGGTCGAGAACAAGATCCTCGAGCTCCGTCAGCAGTGGATGAACTCGGACGCCACGCCCATACATCCCCTGCGCCTGTGCAAGGAGATGGCGAGCTTCGTCGATGACAACACCATCGTCGTCGGTGATGGCGGCGATATCGTCTCCAATGCCGCCCAGATCCTGCCGATCAACAACCCGGGCCAGTGGTATGACCCCGGCCTGCTCGGCACGCTCGGCGTCGGTACCGGCTTCTGCATGGGCATCCACTGCACGTACCCGGACAAGAAGATCCTCATGGTGAACGGCGATGGCACCTTCGGCCTCAACGGCTTCGAGTTCGACACGTTCGTCCGCTTCGGCATGCCCGTGGTCTCGGTAGTCGGCAACGACCGCCAATGGGGACAGATCACGGTCGGCCTGGTCCGCGCCTACGGCCGCGAGCGCGCCGCTCCGACCCTCTTGCAGGACAATTCCCGCTACGACCGCGTCGTCGAGGCGCTCGGCGGGCACGGCGAGTTCGTGACGGAGCCGAAAGACATCCGCCCGGCAATCGAGCGCGCCTTCGCCTCCGGAAAACCGGCCTGCGTGAACGTGATCATGGACCAGATGCCTCCGGGCGTCGAAGGCGGTTACGAGTTCCTGTAG
- a CDS encoding PIN domain-containing protein — MTVPSIYFIDSNVLVYAIDPTDKAKQRMAITLLDTVARLNVGAISAQVLGETFNTITRKIDEPVDPRRAADELLALSRVLTVYPITGQTVRRAFTGVLNYQMSYWDALIWATAKLNGIATILTEDIQSGGAIEGVSFLNPFTAGFDAASLA; from the coding sequence ATGACCGTCCCAAGCATCTATTTCATCGATAGTAACGTCCTCGTCTACGCAATCGACCCCACCGACAAAGCCAAGCAAAGGATGGCCATCACGCTCCTGGACACCGTAGCGCGGCTTAACGTTGGTGCGATTAGCGCTCAAGTCTTAGGCGAGACCTTCAATACGATAACCCGGAAGATCGACGAGCCAGTCGACCCCAGGCGCGCTGCTGATGAACTCCTTGCGCTCAGCAGGGTGCTGACTGTATATCCGATCACCGGTCAAACCGTGCGGCGCGCGTTCACGGGAGTGTTGAACTACCAGATGTCCTACTGGGACGCGCTCATCTGGGCTACGGCGAAGCTTAACGGCATCGCCACGATCCTCACCGAGGACATCCAGAGCGGCGGCGCCATCGAAGGCGTCTCGTTCCTGAACCCCTTTACCGCCGGCTTCGACGCCGCCTCTCTCGCTTAG
- the pfp gene encoding diphosphate--fructose-6-phosphate 1-phosphotransferase, translating to MPEKRLGILVGGGPAPGINSAISAVTIEARHEGCEVIGIEDGFEHLIHGRTDAVRHLDISDVSRIHTQGGSILRTSRANPTTTPAHMQRTVEALRALRLDYLVSIGGEDTAFSASEVARASGGALRVAHVPKTIDNDLPLPGGMPTFGYETARHVGTELVLTLMEDSRTTNRWFIVVVMGRKAGHLALGIGKAAGATLTLIPEEFPGERIELDDIARVIAGAVIKRRAFGRKDGLVVLAEGLAEKLDVQELARTSGIEIAYDPHGHIALNDIPLAALLKRRVQRWFAERGESMTMVDVTLGYELRCARPIPFDIDYTRTLGYGAVRFLLNEHDDPRLREGGFMSLQDGRLQVLPFDDLRDPVTGKTRIRVVDLASEHYQVAREYMVRLEPEDFADPELLARLAASAGMSVEEFRTLFAPAVMGMNGARAAA from the coding sequence ATGCCTGAGAAACGGCTCGGCATACTCGTCGGCGGCGGCCCGGCGCCAGGCATCAACAGCGCGATCAGCGCCGTGACAATCGAGGCCCGCCACGAGGGCTGCGAAGTCATTGGCATAGAAGACGGCTTCGAGCACCTGATCCACGGTCGCACCGACGCCGTCCGGCATCTCGATATATCAGACGTGTCGCGCATTCACACACAGGGCGGCTCCATCCTGCGGACCTCGCGCGCCAACCCGACGACGACCCCGGCGCACATGCAGCGCACGGTCGAAGCGCTGCGCGCCCTCAGGCTCGATTACCTCGTCTCGATCGGTGGGGAGGACACTGCCTTCTCGGCGTCCGAGGTTGCGAGAGCCTCTGGAGGCGCCCTCCGCGTCGCGCACGTCCCCAAGACCATAGACAACGACCTGCCTCTGCCGGGCGGCATGCCGACGTTTGGCTATGAGACCGCGCGCCACGTCGGCACCGAGCTCGTGCTAACCCTCATGGAGGACTCGCGCACGACCAACCGCTGGTTCATCGTCGTGGTCATGGGCCGCAAGGCAGGGCACCTCGCCCTCGGAATCGGTAAGGCCGCCGGGGCCACCCTCACCCTCATCCCCGAAGAGTTCCCGGGCGAGCGGATCGAGTTGGACGACATCGCGCGCGTGATCGCCGGCGCGGTCATCAAGAGACGTGCCTTCGGCCGCAAGGACGGACTCGTGGTGCTGGCCGAGGGGCTGGCGGAAAAGCTCGATGTCCAGGAGCTTGCCCGGACCTCGGGCATTGAGATCGCCTACGACCCCCACGGCCACATTGCTCTGAACGACATCCCCCTGGCGGCGCTCCTCAAGAGACGGGTGCAGCGCTGGTTCGCGGAGCGCGGCGAGAGCATGACCATGGTGGACGTCACGCTGGGTTACGAGCTGCGCTGCGCCCGGCCCATCCCCTTCGACATCGATTACACGCGCACCCTCGGCTACGGCGCGGTCCGCTTTCTCCTGAACGAGCACGATGACCCTCGCCTGCGTGAAGGCGGCTTCATGAGCCTCCAGGACGGGCGGCTGCAGGTCCTCCCCTTCGATGACCTCCGCGATCCGGTCACGGGCAAGACGCGCATCCGCGTTGTCGACCTGGCCAGTGAGCACTACCAGGTGGCGCGCGAATACATGGTGCGTCTGGAACCGGAGGACTTCGCGGACCCGGAGCTGCTAGCCCGCCTGGCCGCCTCCGCCGGCATGTCGGTGGAGGAGTTTCGCACCCTCTTCGCGCCCGCTGTCATGGGCATGAACGGCGCCAGGGCCGCGGCCTAA
- a CDS encoding RNA polymerase sigma factor, which produces MGIALTEEQAVAGAKRGNPDAFGALVGAHQQVAFRAAWLLLRDSAAAQDIVQEAFIRAYRDFGRFRDGAPFRPWLLRIVTNLALNEVRSRTRRSSAARRFAETANTALVEGPAQGIEAKAQLGRVQAAIAQLPLGDQRLLHLRYFLELPEREIAAAIGKRPGTVKSRLHRASRRLRDVIEARFPDLLEDRND; this is translated from the coding sequence GTGGGCATCGCGCTGACCGAAGAACAAGCCGTCGCCGGCGCGAAGCGCGGTAACCCTGACGCGTTTGGCGCTCTCGTCGGCGCACACCAGCAGGTAGCGTTTCGCGCCGCCTGGCTCCTGCTGCGCGACAGTGCAGCGGCCCAGGACATCGTCCAGGAGGCCTTCATCCGCGCGTATCGCGACTTCGGCCGCTTTCGCGACGGGGCGCCCTTTCGTCCATGGCTCCTGCGCATAGTCACCAATCTGGCCCTGAACGAGGTCAGGAGTCGGACCCGACGCTCGTCGGCGGCCAGGCGTTTCGCCGAAACGGCGAACACCGCCCTGGTTGAGGGGCCTGCTCAAGGAATCGAGGCGAAAGCTCAACTCGGCAGGGTGCAAGCGGCCATCGCCCAACTGCCGCTTGGCGACCAACGCCTTCTTCATCTGCGCTACTTCCTCGAGCTCCCAGAGCGTGAGATTGCCGCTGCCATTGGCAAGCGGCCGGGGACGGTGAAGTCGCGCCTCCATCGCGCTTCCAGGCGTCTGCGAGACGTCATCGAAGCACGGTTTCCTGACCTGCTGGAGGACCGGAATGATTGA
- a CDS encoding plastocyanin/azurin family copper-binding protein yields the protein MNTIALLVSGVVALAGTLAGVASASAGGGGCNGESTDSASGTVHMRENCFVSTVVRVPTGETVTWMNQDSVPHMVTGMGWSAPGATIGQGQAASVRFDRSGVFAYYCPLHLGMVGAVVVGDGSPAPGGSGGFVGAAPVLEAGAQAAAGSARAPAARSGGSSPDWAMLVLGGGLGSAAAVAAGIAGFRLGRASRGLLEAP from the coding sequence ATGAACACGATTGCGCTTCTCGTTTCTGGAGTCGTGGCCCTTGCGGGTACGCTCGCCGGGGTCGCCAGCGCCTCGGCTGGCGGCGGTGGCTGCAATGGGGAATCGACCGATTCGGCGTCGGGCACCGTACACATGCGCGAAAACTGCTTCGTGTCTACAGTGGTCAGAGTACCCACAGGCGAGACCGTCACCTGGATGAACCAGGACAGTGTCCCACACATGGTCACTGGCATGGGCTGGAGCGCGCCAGGTGCAACCATCGGCCAGGGACAGGCCGCGTCCGTGAGGTTCGACAGGAGCGGCGTGTTCGCCTACTACTGCCCGTTACACCTCGGCATGGTCGGCGCTGTGGTCGTCGGCGATGGCAGCCCGGCACCCGGCGGCAGTGGCGGATTCGTCGGTGCCGCGCCAGTGCTGGAAGCTGGCGCTCAGGCGGCCGCGGGCTCCGCACGAGCTCCCGCTGCGCGGTCGGGCGGATCCAGCCCGGACTGGGCAATGCTGGTTCTCGGCGGCGGACTCGGGTCGGCCGCCGCAGTGGCCGCCGGGATCGCTGGCTTCAGGCTCGGGCGCGCTTCTCGAGGTCTCCTGGAGGCGCCATAG
- a CDS encoding response regulator transcription factor, translated as MAHRDRVLVVEDEPMVAEVVDRYLRHEGFDTMVVHDGPSALTELERFMPDLVVLDLMLPGLDGFEVCRRVRSAGETPVIILTARAREDDKLLGLGLGADDYVTKPFSPRELVARVKVVLRRARAVTVPDGERLRFGDLRINERTRVVEDARGEIRLTAREFDLLVFLARHAGQVFTRDQLMDFVWDFDFAGDASTVTVHIRRLRSKVEVDPSRPRHIKTVWGVGYKFEP; from the coding sequence ATGGCGCACCGAGACCGGGTCCTCGTCGTGGAGGACGAGCCCATGGTGGCCGAGGTCGTGGACCGCTACCTGCGGCATGAGGGCTTCGACACGATGGTCGTGCACGACGGCCCCTCCGCCCTGACCGAGCTCGAACGCTTCATGCCTGACCTCGTGGTCCTGGACCTCATGCTTCCCGGCCTGGACGGCTTCGAGGTGTGCCGCCGCGTGAGGTCGGCCGGCGAGACGCCCGTGATCATCCTTACCGCCCGTGCCCGTGAAGACGATAAGCTGCTCGGCCTGGGGCTGGGCGCTGACGACTATGTGACCAAGCCCTTCAGCCCGCGCGAGCTCGTAGCGCGCGTCAAGGTGGTACTCCGGCGGGCGCGGGCCGTCACCGTCCCGGACGGCGAGCGCCTGCGCTTCGGCGACCTGCGCATCAACGAACGCACGCGTGTGGTCGAGGACGCCCGCGGCGAGATCAGGCTGACGGCGCGCGAATTCGACCTGCTGGTGTTCCTCGCCCGGCACGCAGGACAGGTCTTCACGCGCGACCAGCTCATGGACTTCGTCTGGGACTTCGACTTCGCCGGCGACGCCAGCACGGTGACCGTCCACATCCGCCGCCTGCGCAGCAAGGTCGAGGTCGACCCCTCGCGGCCGCGGCACATCAAGACGGTCTGGGGCGTCGGCTACAAATTCGAGCCGTAG
- a CDS encoding HAMP domain-containing sensor histidine kinase, with product MVTFRRSLLLSVATLAAGLGLAVLIAEVTMAPPLREVGLLSAYLLASGVASIAACRAVLRLAESSRLSLQGRVFLITAAGALTGVASIFMVAQLMFVSTSHDLAVLAAVLAFVAFVGTACGAFVAASLSSRVGLISGAIRRLASGDYAASLPDGAGDEIGALARDVRLLSEQLRRADEERASLERERRELTVAVSHDLRTPLASLRAMVEALADGLVHGDAESRRYYAAMRREIERLGALIDDLFELAKIDAGALELDVRPLPLEEIAADVVSGMEAQARRLSIDLALRTEPGLPRAVVDGRRIERAIANLVRNALQHTPRGGRVEVALRQDAGWIAISVSDSGSGIAEGQLPRVWERFYRAEASRTREDDIGDGAGLGLAIVRGFVEAHGGRVEAASQPERGSTFTILLPLAAS from the coding sequence ATGGTCACCTTCCGCCGGTCGCTCCTCCTGTCCGTCGCGACCCTGGCTGCCGGCCTTGGTCTCGCGGTCCTGATCGCGGAAGTGACGATGGCGCCACCGCTGCGAGAGGTCGGCCTCCTCTCCGCCTATCTCCTGGCCAGCGGCGTGGCCTCGATCGCCGCCTGCCGCGCCGTCCTGCGCCTCGCCGAGTCCTCGCGCCTCTCCCTTCAGGGGCGCGTCTTCCTCATCACCGCCGCCGGGGCGCTCACGGGCGTCGCGAGCATTTTCATGGTCGCGCAGCTCATGTTCGTCTCGACCTCGCACGACCTCGCCGTGTTGGCCGCGGTCCTGGCGTTCGTCGCCTTCGTTGGCACTGCCTGCGGCGCCTTCGTGGCCGCCTCTCTTTCCTCTCGTGTCGGCCTCATCTCGGGGGCCATCCGCCGCCTGGCATCGGGTGACTACGCTGCCTCGCTGCCCGACGGCGCCGGAGACGAGATAGGGGCTCTCGCTCGCGACGTGCGCCTCCTCTCGGAGCAGTTGCGGCGGGCAGACGAGGAGCGCGCCTCTCTCGAGCGCGAGCGCCGCGAGTTGACCGTAGCCGTGTCGCACGACCTGCGCACACCGCTGGCGAGCCTCCGGGCGATGGTCGAAGCCCTCGCCGACGGTCTCGTCCACGGAGACGCCGAGTCGCGCCGTTACTACGCCGCCATGCGCCGCGAGATAGAACGCCTGGGCGCGCTGATCGATGACCTCTTCGAGCTCGCGAAGATCGACGCCGGCGCGCTGGAGCTGGACGTCAGGCCCTTGCCGCTGGAGGAGATCGCAGCGGACGTCGTCTCCGGCATGGAGGCCCAGGCCCGCAGGCTGTCCATAGACCTGGCGCTCAGGACCGAGCCCGGCCTTCCACGCGCGGTCGTCGACGGCCGCCGCATCGAGCGAGCCATTGCGAACCTGGTGCGCAATGCCCTGCAGCACACGCCCCGCGGCGGTCGCGTCGAGGTCGCCCTGCGCCAGGACGCCGGCTGGATCGCCATCTCCGTCTCGGACAGCGGGAGTGGCATCGCGGAGGGGCAGTTGCCGCGAGTCTGGGAGCGGTTTTACCGCGCGGAGGCCTCCAGGACGCGCGAAGACGATATCGGAGACGGCGCGGGGCTCGGCCTTGCCATCGTGCGGGGCTTCGTCGAGGCCCATGGCGGCCGCGTCGAGGCGGCCTCGCAGCCTGAACGCGGCTCCACCTTCACCATCCTCCTGCCGTTGGCGGCTTCCTGA
- a CDS encoding bifunctional (p)ppGpp synthetase/guanosine-3',5'-bis(diphosphate) 3'-pyrophosphohydrolase — MVATPIPTADEILMRAGEGIPADRARLVREAYEFAWRCHDGQLRDSGDPYIVHPIDAAMTVASLNLDAATIMAALLHDVVEDCGVPSEEISKKFGADVAQLVEGVTKLSRLSLVRPDESSWDDHSQADNLRKMFLAMAEDLRVVVVKLADRLHNMRTLHALPREKQLRIARETSDIYAPLAHRLGLGAIASELDDLAFRYLEPLRYEEIARLLAASQESRERYVSQVEKILRYELQRQGVQAELSGRAKNIFSIYQKMQKYAEMGKSFNDIYDLIAIRVLVNSVADCYHALGVVHGLWRPLPGLFDDYIANPREGVYQSLHTTVMGPGARPLEVQIRTYEMHRTAEYGVAAHWRYKEGGRQDRHMEERIAWLRQLLEWQRETAEAEEFVEFVKTELFKEEVFVFSPKGEIKDLPAGSTPIDFAFRIHTDIGFHCVGAKVNGRLVPLTYKLQNGDVVEIITSRTSRGPSRDWLNPNLGYVKTGNARSKIRQWLKRQEREENILRGREMVDRELRRLGVTTSDLLPEMLKWFKFESADDFFASVGYGGVSLSQITGRTALHLKKDEPEEVVTPVVTPRPPSYGSDIKVLGTGDLLTQIARCCHPVPGDSIIGYVTRARGVTIHRDDCHNVVNASEPERLIGVEWGRTTQLFPVSVRIEAWDRVGLLRDLSTIAAEEKVNMTGVRTHEHPDHTTTLSITLETTGVEQLSRLLAKMEGVRGVFAVSRVLDQASAGRQAS; from the coding sequence ATGGTTGCGACCCCGATTCCAACCGCGGACGAAATCCTGATGCGGGCGGGCGAGGGCATCCCCGCGGACAGAGCCCGCCTCGTGCGCGAGGCTTACGAGTTCGCCTGGCGTTGCCATGACGGCCAGCTGCGGGACTCGGGCGACCCCTACATCGTCCACCCGATCGACGCAGCCATGACGGTGGCCTCCCTGAACCTGGATGCGGCCACGATCATGGCGGCGCTCCTGCACGACGTCGTCGAGGACTGCGGCGTGCCGTCGGAGGAGATCTCGAAGAAGTTTGGCGCGGACGTGGCCCAGCTCGTCGAGGGCGTCACCAAGCTCAGCCGCCTGTCCCTTGTCCGGCCCGATGAGTCCTCGTGGGACGACCACTCTCAGGCCGACAACCTCCGCAAGATGTTCCTGGCGATGGCGGAAGACCTGCGCGTGGTGGTCGTCAAGTTGGCGGACAGGCTGCACAACATGCGCACCCTGCACGCGCTCCCTCGGGAAAAGCAGCTGCGCATCGCGCGCGAAACCAGCGACATCTACGCGCCGCTGGCCCATCGCCTGGGCCTCGGGGCTATCGCGTCCGAGCTCGATGACCTCGCTTTCCGCTACCTGGAGCCCCTGCGCTACGAGGAAATCGCCAGGCTGCTCGCCGCGAGTCAGGAGAGCCGCGAACGCTACGTGTCGCAGGTGGAGAAGATCCTGCGCTATGAGCTCCAGCGGCAGGGGGTGCAGGCGGAACTATCCGGCCGCGCAAAGAACATCTTCAGCATCTACCAGAAGATGCAGAAGTACGCGGAGATGGGGAAGTCGTTCAACGACATCTACGACCTCATCGCCATCCGCGTCCTGGTGAACAGCGTCGCGGACTGCTATCACGCCCTGGGTGTCGTGCATGGCCTCTGGCGTCCGCTTCCCGGCCTGTTCGACGACTACATCGCGAACCCGCGCGAGGGCGTCTACCAGTCACTGCACACCACTGTCATGGGCCCGGGCGCTAGGCCGCTGGAGGTCCAGATCCGTACCTACGAGATGCACCGCACCGCCGAGTACGGCGTTGCCGCTCATTGGCGCTACAAGGAGGGCGGCCGCCAGGACCGGCACATGGAGGAGCGTATCGCCTGGCTGCGGCAGCTCCTCGAGTGGCAGCGTGAGACCGCCGAGGCCGAGGAGTTCGTCGAGTTCGTGAAGACGGAGCTCTTCAAAGAGGAGGTCTTCGTCTTCTCCCCCAAGGGCGAGATCAAGGACCTGCCTGCAGGCTCCACCCCCATCGACTTCGCGTTCCGCATACACACCGACATCGGCTTCCATTGCGTCGGGGCGAAGGTCAACGGCCGCCTGGTGCCGCTGACCTACAAGCTCCAGAACGGCGACGTCGTCGAGATAATCACCAGCCGCACATCTCGCGGGCCGTCCCGCGACTGGCTCAACCCGAACCTGGGGTACGTCAAGACCGGCAACGCGCGCTCGAAGATCCGCCAGTGGCTCAAGCGCCAGGAACGGGAGGAGAACATCCTCCGCGGCCGCGAGATGGTGGACCGCGAGCTGCGCCGCCTCGGCGTTACGACGAGCGACCTGCTCCCGGAAATGCTGAAGTGGTTCAAATTCGAGAGCGCCGACGACTTCTTCGCCTCTGTCGGTTACGGGGGCGTGTCGCTCAGCCAGATCACCGGCCGGACCGCCCTCCACCTCAAGAAGGACGAGCCCGAAGAGGTCGTGACACCGGTCGTCACGCCCCGGCCGCCCTCGTACGGGTCCGACATCAAGGTGCTCGGCACCGGCGACCTCCTCACGCAGATCGCGCGCTGCTGCCACCCTGTCCCGGGAGACAGCATCATCGGCTACGTCACCCGCGCCCGGGGCGTCACCATCCACAGAGACGACTGTCACAACGTCGTCAATGCCAGCGAACCAGAGCGCCTGATTGGCGTCGAGTGGGGCCGCACGACGCAACTCTTCCCCGTGTCGGTCCGCATTGAGGCCTGGGACCGGGTCGGGCTGCTGAGGGACCTCAGCACCATCGCCGCCGAAGAGAAGGTGAACATGACCGGTGTCCGTACGCACGAGCACCCGGACCACACCACCACGCTCTCCATCACCCTGGAGACGACGGGCGTCGAGCAACTCTCCCGTCTCCTGGCGAAGATGGAGGGCGTGCGCGGAGTGTTCGCCGTCTCCCGCGTCCTGGACCAGGCCTCGGCCGGCCGCCAGGCGAGCTAG